Proteins from a single region of Bremerella sp. JC817:
- a CDS encoding chemotaxis protein CheB → MNEGPFVVGIGASAGGLEALERFFKGVHGDLPVAFVVVQHLSPEQPSMMDHLLKRYTSLPVQQATHKLQVQPNHIYLIPPGKDMILSNGMLLIADRSPQNGLSLPIDQFFRSLAQDRGRRAIGIILSGTGTDGSRGICEIHAAGGLILAQDSETAAFNGMPIAATQTGVVDTVLPPEKMPHEIQEFISRPFSVLEKELRHVPTTSNDANVHTIFRMLRNRFGIDFSHYKDGTISRRIERRLMLNEIYDLDRYVGLLDEDDQELEKLYRDLLIGVTRFFRDPEAFEVVHQEVIRPLILKANPQNELRFWVAGAGTGQEAYSLAMFIAEELEKHPHAIQVRIFATDVHERSLEIAARGHYSEESVEQIPEELLDKYFIKRREGYQVSPHLRKMIVFAPHNIIRDAPFTLMDFVSCRNLLIYLRPESQKKALSLFHFALKVGGELWLGPSETLGELGREFDVLHEHWRIFQKRRDVRILAAERAPGQIVGLNRTATANLPVVRGTASHQMDMYDRLLEEFMPPSILVTDSRELMHTFSGGSKFLIMKDGPPTTDIIELVQPDLKVPLLTALQRAIRDQSPVVLAGLQCKAFPDEEIRLVIKPFYNRTASRHEYLIIFQSNEVKKTDTQIPSIDIEGISWDQIQALESELQFAKESLQATIEELETTNEELQSSNEELLASNEELQSTNEELNSVNEELYTVNVEHQRKIAELTELTDDMENLLNSTDVDTVFLDREFRIRKFTPGIAKTFNLIPQDIGRRIDSFTHNVKNLALLDVLERVLQSEDSIELEVGGQDNQWFLMRILPYISKSTVDGVVMTLIDITTLKNAEQKLTELSEIVEQSSDAIIRLDLDGMIRTWNRGAADLLGYPEDQVIGKHFAMLMTDESEPSAQSLLYEVMTGKSVNDHCMIWKHRKGHHLEVSLHVSPIRDTAKEVCGASAIARDISELRKAEDEIRDAVRRRDQFLAMLSHELRNPFAAILNANSLLKEDDIDEATMQEAREVVEHQLHHVSRLLDDLLDVARITNDKLVLHTEVVDVADLVMDVVDCVQHQIDISEQQLELTQPDCPLFVEGDIGRLQQAQVNLLVNASKYSPKGSTIRYSVCREISEVVIRVGDSGDGIPPEIADQIFEPFVQAEQTIDRSQGGMGLGLSLVRMIVEAHGGRVSVVSHGTGMGSEFTIRLPLTTAPPATTTETQRKIPAGTRLLLIEDSDGIRRMLSRSLELKGFKVDTAANGLEGLEHLEQFQPQVAIVDIGLPDIDGYELARRARVSSCANALLVAVTGYGQEEDRRKALEAGFDMHLVKPIDPGELASTISRFLAPDDSLTS, encoded by the coding sequence TTGAACGAAGGACCCTTCGTCGTGGGCATCGGTGCCTCGGCTGGTGGCCTCGAAGCACTCGAGCGATTCTTCAAAGGGGTCCACGGCGACCTGCCGGTTGCATTCGTCGTCGTTCAACATCTTTCGCCTGAGCAGCCCAGCATGATGGACCACCTGCTGAAGCGATACACGTCGCTTCCGGTCCAACAAGCGACTCACAAGCTGCAGGTACAACCCAACCATATTTACCTGATCCCGCCCGGCAAAGACATGATCTTGTCGAACGGCATGCTATTGATTGCGGACCGTTCACCTCAGAACGGTTTGTCGCTGCCTATCGACCAGTTCTTTCGCTCGCTGGCACAAGACCGGGGTCGTCGAGCGATAGGGATCATTCTTTCAGGAACTGGAACCGATGGCTCGCGTGGCATCTGTGAAATCCACGCCGCTGGCGGCTTGATTCTGGCCCAAGACAGCGAGACTGCGGCGTTTAATGGCATGCCAATCGCCGCCACGCAGACGGGGGTTGTGGACACGGTCCTCCCGCCAGAGAAGATGCCGCACGAGATCCAAGAGTTCATCTCGCGTCCGTTTAGTGTTCTGGAAAAAGAATTGCGCCATGTACCGACAACTTCCAACGACGCCAACGTCCACACGATTTTTCGTATGCTTCGCAATCGGTTTGGGATCGACTTCTCGCACTACAAAGATGGGACGATTTCTCGCCGCATCGAGCGTCGCCTGATGCTCAATGAGATCTACGATCTCGATCGCTACGTTGGCCTTCTCGACGAAGACGATCAGGAACTCGAAAAGCTCTATCGAGACCTGTTGATCGGCGTGACGCGATTTTTTCGTGATCCGGAAGCCTTCGAGGTGGTTCATCAGGAAGTCATTCGTCCGTTAATCCTCAAAGCGAATCCGCAGAACGAACTCCGGTTCTGGGTCGCAGGTGCGGGAACCGGGCAAGAGGCCTATTCCCTGGCAATGTTCATCGCAGAGGAACTCGAGAAGCATCCCCACGCGATCCAGGTCCGAATCTTCGCGACCGATGTCCACGAGCGATCGCTGGAGATCGCGGCGCGGGGGCACTATTCCGAAGAATCGGTCGAACAGATTCCGGAGGAGTTGCTGGACAAGTACTTCATCAAACGCCGCGAGGGATACCAGGTATCGCCTCACCTGCGAAAGATGATTGTCTTCGCTCCCCACAACATCATTCGCGACGCTCCCTTCACCTTGATGGATTTCGTCAGTTGTCGAAATCTGTTGATCTACCTGCGACCCGAGTCGCAAAAGAAGGCACTTTCGCTGTTTCATTTCGCCCTGAAGGTGGGTGGCGAGCTTTGGCTCGGTCCGAGTGAGACCCTGGGCGAACTTGGCCGTGAGTTCGATGTTCTGCACGAACATTGGCGCATCTTTCAGAAACGTCGTGATGTTCGCATCCTGGCTGCGGAACGCGCCCCTGGTCAGATCGTGGGGCTCAATCGAACTGCGACCGCGAACCTGCCGGTTGTTCGGGGAACTGCCTCGCATCAAATGGACATGTACGATCGGCTGCTGGAAGAATTCATGCCTCCCAGCATCCTGGTGACCGACAGCCGGGAACTGATGCATACCTTTTCGGGCGGAAGCAAGTTCCTGATCATGAAGGACGGTCCCCCAACGACCGACATCATCGAGTTGGTACAGCCTGACTTGAAAGTTCCTCTGCTGACCGCGTTACAACGGGCCATTCGTGACCAGTCTCCCGTGGTGCTCGCCGGACTTCAATGCAAGGCATTTCCTGACGAAGAGATCCGCCTGGTAATCAAGCCTTTTTACAATCGGACGGCCAGTCGTCACGAGTACCTGATCATCTTCCAGTCGAACGAAGTTAAAAAGACCGATACGCAGATCCCGTCGATCGATATCGAAGGAATTTCGTGGGATCAGATTCAGGCGTTGGAATCGGAACTTCAGTTCGCGAAAGAAAGTCTTCAGGCGACGATCGAAGAGTTGGAGACCACCAACGAGGAGTTGCAGTCATCCAACGAAGAACTGCTTGCCTCGAACGAGGAACTGCAGAGCACCAATGAAGAATTGAATTCGGTCAACGAGGAACTCTATACGGTAAATGTCGAGCATCAACGGAAGATTGCCGAGCTGACAGAATTGACTGACGACATGGAGAACCTGCTCAACAGCACCGATGTCGATACGGTCTTCCTCGATCGCGAATTCCGGATCCGCAAGTTCACGCCTGGCATTGCCAAGACATTTAACTTGATCCCTCAGGACATCGGCCGTCGCATCGACAGCTTCACCCACAACGTCAAGAACCTGGCGTTGCTGGATGTCCTGGAGCGAGTCCTGCAGTCGGAAGACTCAATCGAACTGGAAGTCGGCGGACAGGACAATCAATGGTTCCTGATGCGGATACTTCCCTACATCTCGAAGTCAACCGTCGATGGTGTCGTGATGACGTTGATTGATATCACCACGTTGAAGAACGCTGAGCAGAAACTGACGGAACTATCGGAAATCGTCGAACAGTCTTCCGATGCGATTATACGCTTGGACCTGGATGGCATGATCCGCACCTGGAACCGTGGGGCCGCAGACCTTCTGGGATATCCCGAGGACCAGGTTATCGGCAAGCATTTCGCGATGCTGATGACCGACGAGTCGGAGCCCAGCGCCCAGTCGCTTCTGTATGAAGTCATGACGGGAAAATCGGTCAACGATCACTGCATGATCTGGAAACATCGCAAAGGCCATCATCTCGAAGTATCGCTGCATGTCTCCCCCATTCGCGATACCGCCAAAGAAGTCTGTGGTGCGTCGGCCATCGCCCGCGACATTTCGGAACTGCGAAAAGCGGAAGACGAGATCCGAGATGCGGTTCGCCGCCGAGACCAGTTCTTGGCCATGTTGTCGCACGAACTTCGCAATCCCTTTGCGGCGATCTTGAACGCCAATAGCCTGCTGAAGGAAGATGACATCGACGAAGCGACCATGCAAGAGGCTCGCGAAGTGGTCGAACATCAGTTGCATCACGTTTCGCGTTTGCTCGACGACCTTTTGGATGTTGCCCGCATCACCAACGACAAGCTCGTCCTTCATACCGAGGTGGTCGATGTTGCCGACTTGGTAATGGACGTCGTGGACTGCGTGCAACATCAGATCGATATCTCCGAACAGCAGTTGGAGCTGACCCAACCCGACTGTCCGTTGTTCGTCGAAGGAGACATCGGTCGTCTACAACAAGCCCAGGTCAACTTGCTGGTGAATGCCAGCAAGTACAGTCCGAAAGGAAGTACGATTCGCTATTCGGTCTGCCGTGAAATCAGCGAAGTCGTGATCCGCGTCGGCGACTCTGGCGATGGCATTCCTCCTGAAATCGCCGACCAGATCTTCGAACCATTCGTGCAGGCCGAACAGACCATCGATCGTTCGCAAGGCGGCATGGGCCTCGGGCTCTCTTTGGTTCGCATGATCGTCGAAGCCCATGGTGGCCGGGTCAGTGTTGTCAGTCATGGTACCGGGATGGGAAGCGAGTTTACGATTCGCTTGCCACTGACTACGGCTCCTCCTGCGACGACGACGGAGACGCAGCGGAAAATCCCAGCCGGCACGCGGCTACTCTTGATCGAAGACAGCGATGGAATCCGACGGATGTTGTCGCGTTCACTCGAGCTGAAAGGCTTTAAGGTCGATACGGCCGCGAATGGTCTGGAAGGCCTGGAGCATCTCGAACAATTCCAGCCCCAAGTCGCGATCGTCGATATCGGTTTACCTGATATCGATGGCTACGAACTGGCACGCCGAGCACGCGTTTCAAGCTGTGCCAACGCCTTGCTGGTGGCAGTGACAGGCTACGGCCAGGAAGAGGATCGTCGTAAGGCCCTTGAGGCAGGTTTCGACATGCACCTGGTCAAGCCGATCGATCCCGGCGAGCTCGCTTCGACCATCTCAAGATTCCTCGCTCCTGACGATTCTCTCACCTCTTGA
- a CDS encoding response regulator, whose product MLVVTRHAKDKISFPQVGITIHFIRVHSGHVKIGIDAPRDIAIVRDEIDGNETTASLVRRQFLRLPRDIRHGIRNELHQISIGLHLYRELLQSGQEEEAEEAFQIMQSCLNRLDENQILQRPSRKTAVGTGNVLVVEDSANEREMLADFLRLHGYGVNTFANGREVLDYLDINGPPKVILVDMKMPECDGPTTVRMIRSNNRIRSTRIFALSGTSPKENGLESGAGGIDRWFPKPINPQGLISAIDAIVTNSPDANPTK is encoded by the coding sequence GTGTTAGTCGTTACGCGCCACGCGAAAGATAAGATATCTTTCCCTCAGGTGGGCATCACCATTCACTTCATTCGTGTCCATTCAGGACATGTGAAAATTGGTATCGATGCCCCACGCGACATTGCTATTGTTCGCGACGAAATCGACGGCAACGAAACGACTGCGTCATTGGTGCGCCGACAGTTTCTCCGCTTGCCACGTGACATCCGTCACGGTATCCGCAACGAGCTGCATCAGATCAGTATCGGCCTCCACCTATACCGCGAACTGCTCCAGTCGGGCCAAGAGGAAGAAGCGGAAGAGGCCTTCCAGATAATGCAGAGTTGCCTGAACCGACTCGACGAAAATCAAATCTTGCAACGTCCCTCGCGGAAAACCGCAGTCGGTACTGGCAACGTGCTAGTCGTCGAGGACAGTGCAAATGAACGTGAGATGCTGGCTGATTTCCTGCGGCTTCACGGATATGGCGTGAACACATTCGCCAATGGCAGAGAAGTCCTCGACTATCTCGACATAAACGGACCACCGAAAGTCATCCTGGTCGACATGAAGATGCCCGAATGCGATGGGCCGACCACCGTGCGAATGATTCGCTCCAACAACCGAATTCGATCAACCCGAATCTTTGCCCTTAGCGGCACTTCACCCAAAGAGAATGGCCTGGAAAGCGGCGCCGGCGGAATTGATCGCTGGTTTCCAAAACCGATCAACCCACAAGGTTTGATCAGCGCGATCGATGCCATTGTGACCAATTCACCCGATGCCAACCCGACCAAGTGA
- a CDS encoding response regulator, with protein MNHEVLISDTSTLNLLLLEDDDVDYEAIERHLTKSEFPIEICRAETLEMARKHLARKRFDIVLADLCLPDSQGLETVSRLAETCKQMAIMAITGIDDPDLEQEVMKRGAHSYFLKQDNTGGALARAIYSSVRHERFRRQHNSLLEQMHSQQKSLEEFSRQLKEENELLRNIHSLRHQEETVDYHHLSNHLSKDAVSMLAVEAEQASRAKSEFLLTICHELRTSMEGILSIHDHLLRTPLTDQQKACVDASLANNAMLMRLVREASEIAKIESGRAKLQPFVCDMSAIIAEVAATAAPLLQQKNVNLTWHCDSQFSDSVFCDGQQIRQMLILLLSNAIKFTTQGQIEIRGTTISSGRSVGRMRISIADSGVGITPDVLDALRKAFAQGNLSAMPPLQNPSLGLSLCLQIARLVGGEIGVESERWKGSRFWINFPVEFPEKESHFCVSPPHQEITRRPNFLKIADGNGSAAKRKIAGHVLVAHDSRVLQLYLVEQLRQLGYSADTAKDGSNVMYLLGRKKYDLILVDCHLPVHDAFGIANRIRSAPQSQFNGSRPRIVAISDRFKVHDLENHGMESIDGFLTIPTDLARLRETLDSRLMQSSN; from the coding sequence ATGAATCATGAAGTGCTCATCTCAGATACCTCGACACTCAACCTGCTGCTGCTGGAGGATGATGATGTCGACTACGAGGCCATAGAACGCCACCTCACCAAAAGTGAATTTCCGATCGAAATTTGCCGGGCGGAAACGCTCGAAATGGCTCGCAAACATCTCGCTCGAAAACGATTCGACATTGTCCTGGCTGATCTCTGCTTACCCGATAGCCAAGGACTGGAAACCGTTTCACGTTTGGCCGAGACTTGTAAACAAATGGCCATTATGGCCATCACCGGAATAGACGACCCCGACCTGGAACAAGAGGTCATGAAAAGGGGGGCTCATTCTTATTTTCTGAAACAGGACAATACTGGTGGAGCATTGGCCCGAGCTATTTATTCCTCGGTCCGACACGAACGCTTTCGCCGACAACACAATTCGCTGCTCGAGCAAATGCACTCGCAGCAGAAAAGCTTGGAGGAATTTTCGCGGCAGCTCAAGGAGGAGAACGAACTGCTGCGAAACATCCATTCGCTGAGGCATCAGGAAGAGACGGTCGATTACCACCATCTCTCCAATCACCTCAGTAAAGATGCGGTTTCGATGCTGGCCGTCGAAGCCGAACAAGCGAGCCGCGCGAAAAGCGAGTTCTTGCTTACCATCTGCCATGAGTTGCGAACCTCGATGGAAGGGATCCTTTCGATCCACGACCATCTGCTGCGAACTCCTCTGACCGATCAGCAAAAGGCTTGCGTCGATGCGAGCCTGGCGAACAACGCGATGCTGATGCGGCTGGTTCGCGAGGCATCGGAGATCGCCAAGATTGAATCAGGGCGGGCCAAGCTGCAACCGTTTGTCTGTGACATGTCGGCGATTATCGCCGAAGTTGCAGCGACTGCTGCACCTTTGCTGCAACAGAAGAATGTGAACCTGACCTGGCATTGCGATTCGCAGTTCTCCGACTCCGTCTTCTGCGATGGTCAACAGATCCGGCAGATGCTGATTCTGCTGCTATCGAACGCCATCAAGTTCACAACCCAGGGGCAAATCGAGATCCGGGGCACCACGATTTCTTCGGGGCGGTCCGTGGGAAGAATGAGGATCAGCATCGCCGATTCCGGCGTTGGCATCACCCCCGATGTGCTTGATGCTCTGCGGAAGGCGTTCGCCCAGGGCAACCTCAGCGCCATGCCTCCTCTGCAAAACCCAAGTCTTGGTCTGTCACTTTGTTTGCAGATCGCGCGACTGGTCGGTGGCGAGATCGGCGTCGAAAGCGAACGCTGGAAAGGATCGCGATTCTGGATTAACTTCCCGGTCGAGTTCCCCGAAAAGGAGTCACATTTCTGCGTGAGTCCTCCGCATCAGGAAATTACGCGTCGGCCGAACTTCCTGAAAATAGCCGACGGAAATGGGAGTGCGGCGAAGCGGAAGATCGCCGGGCATGTCCTGGTCGCCCACGACAGCCGCGTGTTGCAGTTGTACCTGGTCGAACAGCTCCGCCAATTGGGCTACTCGGCCGACACAGCCAAAGATGGCAGCAATGTCATGTACTTGCTGGGGCGAAAGAAGTACGACCTGATCCTGGTCGATTGTCACCTTCCGGTTCACGACGCCTTTGGCATCGCCAACCGCATTCGGTCCGCACCGCAATCGCAATTCAACGGCAGCCGCCCGCGGATCGTGGCGATTTCGGATCGTTTTAAGGTCCATGATCTCGAAAACCATGGAATGGAAAGCATCGATGGATTCCTGACCATCCCGACCGACTTGGCGCGGCTGCGGGAAACCCTCGATAGCAGGCTCATGCAATCAAGTAATTAA
- a CDS encoding class I SAM-dependent methyltransferase codes for MRKKDFGPIESDYEFFMDHGTEAECDAICYARKLADFQVDRSLIRWLDFGCGSGGFIVRLLRKLNWSPERLKITLMEPVAHQLKFAVERVAPFTQHPLTTWEHFPTGAGTVPEFDLAVSNHVLYYVEDLEKSVTTLRWLTKPGGKLMLAMAGLENGLVQLWKSGFDSLREEIPFYICEDLEQVLVDQNYQFSKTPSRYQLRFPDSEENRMKILRFLFGSHLDRMSQQLLFDEMGQWVVGNTFEMHTVSYLYEVECP; via the coding sequence ATGCGCAAGAAAGACTTCGGTCCCATTGAAAGTGATTACGAGTTCTTTATGGACCACGGGACCGAAGCGGAATGCGATGCTATCTGTTACGCCCGTAAACTGGCCGATTTCCAAGTTGATCGCTCGTTGATTCGCTGGCTCGATTTCGGCTGCGGTAGTGGAGGATTCATCGTTCGTTTGCTTCGAAAATTGAACTGGTCGCCCGAGCGGCTCAAGATAACGCTGATGGAACCTGTCGCACATCAGCTGAAGTTCGCGGTCGAACGAGTTGCCCCCTTCACTCAGCATCCGTTGACCACTTGGGAACATTTCCCGACTGGGGCCGGGACGGTGCCCGAGTTCGACCTGGCCGTCTCGAACCATGTTCTGTACTACGTGGAAGACCTCGAGAAAAGCGTGACGACGCTACGTTGGCTTACCAAGCCAGGCGGCAAACTGATGCTGGCGATGGCAGGCTTGGAAAACGGACTGGTTCAACTTTGGAAATCGGGTTTTGACTCGTTGCGCGAAGAGATTCCTTTTTACATCTGCGAAGACCTGGAACAGGTGCTCGTAGATCAGAATTATCAATTCTCGAAAACACCATCTCGTTACCAGCTCCGCTTCCCAGACTCAGAAGAGAACCGGATGAAAATTCTACGGTTCCTGTTTGGAAGCCACCTCGATCGAATGTCCCAACAGCTACTTTTCGATGAAATGGGGCAATGGGTCGTCGGCAATACCTTTGAAATGCACACGGTCAGCTATCTTTACGAAGTCGAGTGTCCGTAG
- a CDS encoding aminotransferase class V-fold PLP-dependent enzyme, which translates to MSDFLLDPEVTFLNHGSFGACPKEVLEDYQHWQLQLERQPVRFLQRELPTLLADARRTVAEFLGAQPHELVFVSNPTFAANTIARCLPLGPGDEVLITDHEYGACRFAFQYAAEQKGFRVVQQAITLPVESNEAIVDEFWQGVNENTKLIFMSHITSSTALTLPVEAICQRAREAGIFTMIDGAHAPGQIPVHLGKLGADFYTATCHKWICAPKGSGIFYVREDRQPMVDPLVVGWGWGPEKTFHRENEFVSNHEWLGTHDPAPFLAVPAAIAWQKKHFTDEARQKAWDLVRSAVDQASQIEGIQRVHPNDFFQQMGLIDVTALKLESDALKTRLYDNYRIEAPVIRWQDRMFIRISAHAYTTEQDIATFVNAMREIAANA; encoded by the coding sequence ATGTCCGACTTTCTTCTCGATCCTGAAGTCACGTTCCTTAATCATGGGTCGTTTGGAGCTTGCCCCAAGGAAGTGCTCGAAGATTACCAGCACTGGCAACTTCAGCTCGAGCGGCAACCAGTTCGATTTCTGCAGCGTGAATTGCCAACACTGCTGGCGGATGCCCGGCGCACGGTGGCCGAATTTTTGGGGGCCCAGCCACACGAGCTTGTCTTCGTTTCCAATCCGACCTTCGCGGCCAATACAATCGCACGCTGCTTGCCGCTGGGTCCTGGCGACGAAGTCTTGATCACCGACCACGAATATGGCGCATGCCGGTTCGCATTTCAGTACGCCGCCGAGCAGAAAGGCTTTCGCGTAGTCCAGCAAGCGATCACGCTGCCTGTGGAATCGAACGAAGCGATCGTCGACGAGTTCTGGCAAGGCGTGAACGAAAACACGAAGCTCATCTTCATGAGCCATATCACTTCTTCGACTGCCCTGACGCTACCTGTCGAAGCAATTTGTCAAAGGGCTCGCGAAGCAGGCATCTTCACAATGATCGACGGGGCCCACGCACCGGGGCAGATCCCGGTTCACTTGGGCAAGCTGGGTGCCGACTTCTACACGGCGACCTGCCACAAGTGGATCTGTGCCCCGAAGGGATCTGGAATCTTCTACGTGCGGGAAGATCGCCAGCCGATGGTCGACCCGCTGGTTGTTGGTTGGGGCTGGGGGCCTGAGAAAACGTTTCATCGCGAGAACGAGTTTGTCTCGAACCACGAGTGGCTCGGCACTCACGACCCGGCTCCCTTTTTGGCAGTACCGGCGGCGATTGCGTGGCAAAAGAAGCACTTCACCGACGAAGCCCGACAGAAGGCCTGGGACCTGGTCCGTTCGGCGGTCGATCAGGCTTCGCAAATCGAAGGCATCCAGCGGGTTCACCCGAACGACTTCTTCCAACAAATGGGCCTGATCGATGTCACGGCACTGAAGCTCGAGTCCGACGCCCTCAAGACGCGGCTTTACGATAACTACCGCATCGAGGCCCCTGTCATTCGCTGGCAAGACCGCATGTTCATCCGCATCTCGGCCCATGCCTACACGACCGAGCAAGACATCGCGACGTTCGTCAACGCGATGCGAGAAATCGCGGCCAATGCTTAA
- a CDS encoding GNAT family N-acetyltransferase, producing the protein MLPPNYSIRQVVPEDYEAIIEICKMVYPEETPYTVEELEDHRQVYPQGQFVAVETTRNEVAGVHFTLRLKMVDFHIDDSWDILTDGGSFLDHNAEGPTLYGADIMVHPTHQHHGLGHALTDQARFLVEAEGLWRMVGASRLPGYGQHRSEISADAYVEEVVNGTRFDPVLSIHLKDGWTAVRPIQGYLQHDPDSAGWAVVIQWVNPECPPPPEFDLSKLSSTV; encoded by the coding sequence ATGCTTCCTCCGAACTACAGCATCCGTCAAGTTGTCCCTGAGGATTACGAAGCCATCATCGAGATCTGCAAAATGGTCTACCCGGAGGAAACGCCTTACACGGTCGAAGAACTGGAAGACCATCGTCAGGTCTATCCGCAAGGGCAGTTCGTCGCGGTCGAAACCACACGCAACGAAGTCGCTGGTGTTCACTTCACGCTGCGGCTGAAGATGGTCGATTTTCATATCGACGACTCGTGGGACATCCTCACCGACGGTGGATCTTTCCTAGATCACAATGCGGAAGGGCCGACGTTGTACGGCGCCGACATCATGGTCCACCCGACGCACCAGCATCACGGCCTCGGCCATGCGTTGACCGATCAGGCCCGTTTCCTGGTGGAAGCCGAGGGACTGTGGCGAATGGTCGGTGCCAGTCGCTTGCCTGGCTACGGTCAGCACCGCTCGGAAATCAGCGCCGATGCCTACGTTGAAGAGGTGGTCAACGGAACTCGCTTTGACCCTGTGCTGAGCATTCATCTGAAGGATGGCTGGACTGCCGTCCGGCCAATCCAAGGCTACCTGCAACACGACCCCGATAGCGCCGGCTGGGCGGTCGTTATTCAATGGGTTAATCCTGAGTGCCCGCCACCGCCCGAGTTCGACCTCAGCAAGCTGTCTTCGACGGTTTAA